The following proteins come from a genomic window of Trinickia caryophylli:
- a CDS encoding BON domain-containing protein, whose amino-acid sequence MKTDDVLKQEVCDELEWDPTFDASAVSVAVTDGIVKLEGHVPSFAQKVALEKAVQRVAGVRAFVVEVAVARPAAEVQDDETVAQAVRAVLEATEGLPRGAITVAVERGCITLTGTLGWGHQRRAAELATARVRGVVGVVNLISVRADADPADIATKILAALKRRAHADAKRLDVEVREGVVTLRGTVGSLAEKRAAEGVAWATRGVRGVVDQLTVG is encoded by the coding sequence ATGAAGACCGATGACGTGTTGAAACAGGAAGTGTGCGACGAACTCGAATGGGATCCGACCTTCGACGCTTCCGCCGTGTCCGTGGCTGTGACCGACGGCATCGTCAAGCTCGAGGGGCATGTGCCCAGCTTCGCGCAGAAGGTGGCGCTGGAAAAGGCGGTACAGCGCGTGGCCGGCGTACGCGCTTTCGTCGTCGAAGTAGCGGTGGCTCGCCCTGCGGCGGAAGTCCAGGACGACGAAACTGTCGCTCAAGCGGTGCGGGCCGTGCTGGAGGCCACGGAAGGGCTGCCGCGCGGTGCCATAACGGTTGCGGTCGAACGCGGATGCATCACGCTGACGGGTACGCTCGGCTGGGGCCACCAGCGCCGTGCGGCCGAACTCGCTACCGCCCGCGTGAGAGGCGTGGTCGGCGTCGTCAACCTGATCTCCGTGCGCGCGGATGCCGACCCCGCGGACATCGCCACGAAGATACTCGCGGCGCTGAAGCGGCGGGCGCATGCCGATGCGAAGCGGCTCGACGTGGAAGTGCGCGAGGGCGTGGTGACGTTGCGCGGCACAGTGGGGTCGCTTGCCGAGAAGCGCGCGGCCGAGGGCGTAGCCTGGGCGACGCGCGGCGTGCGCGGCGTAGTCGACCAGCTGACGGTAGGGTGA
- a CDS encoding rhomboid family intramembrane serine protease — translation MTLILITLNIAAFLLETADAAALIDIFALWPPASASLPGTPAFHVWQLGTYSFLHAGLTHLFFNMFGLYMFGRDVEAVLGRARLAIVYVASVATGGLAQLAVLLASPPASYPTIGASAGVFGLLLCYAVLFPRRRVVLLFPPVPMPAWLFAIVYAAVELGLGVTGTQAGVAHFAHLGGMLGAIVCLMLWWRRASLHRFD, via the coding sequence ATGACGCTGATACTCATCACACTCAATATCGCGGCCTTTCTCCTCGAAACCGCCGACGCCGCCGCGCTGATCGACATCTTCGCGCTCTGGCCGCCCGCATCGGCCAGCTTGCCGGGTACGCCTGCCTTCCACGTCTGGCAGCTCGGCACCTACTCGTTCCTGCACGCGGGGCTGACGCATCTCTTCTTCAACATGTTCGGGCTGTACATGTTCGGCCGCGATGTGGAGGCGGTGCTCGGACGCGCGCGTCTGGCGATCGTATACGTGGCGAGCGTCGCGACGGGCGGACTCGCGCAATTGGCCGTGCTGCTCGCCTCGCCGCCCGCCAGCTACCCGACGATCGGCGCATCGGCCGGCGTTTTCGGTCTGCTGCTCTGCTACGCGGTGCTGTTTCCGCGCCGCCGTGTCGTGCTGCTGTTTCCGCCTGTCCCGATGCCGGCGTGGCTCTTCGCTATCGTCTATGCCGCCGTCGAACTCGGGCTCGGCGTCACCGGCACCCAGGCCGGCGTGGCGCACTTCGCCCATCTGGGCGGCATGCTCGGCGCGATCGTGTGTCTGATGCTCTGGTGGCGGCGCGCGAGCCTGCACCGCTTCGATTGA
- a CDS encoding transposase, with the protein MLAYFDHPVTNAYTESLNNLIRVMNRLGRGYSFEALRAKILFAEGAFKRTNSRPKFEQRVKPREIGDMLKHGVPDDAMGMGVVDLVVVEKPGKAPRERIASTHEPKNHGVDISTLARLIEEGEI; encoded by the coding sequence ATTCTGGCGTACTTCGACCACCCCGTGACGAACGCGTACACGGAGAGTTTGAACAACCTAATCCGCGTGATGAACCGGCTCGGGCGCGGCTACAGCTTCGAGGCGCTGCGCGCGAAGATCCTGTTTGCCGAAGGCGCGTTCAAGCGGACAAACAGTCGCCCGAAGTTCGAGCAGCGTGTGAAACCGCGCGAGATTGGCGACATGTTGAAGCATGGCGTACCTGACGACGCGATGGGTATGGGTGTGGTGGACTTGGTTGTCGTCGAAAAACCCGGGAAGGCACCTCGCGAGCGGATAGCATCAACACATGAGCCGAAAAACCATGGCGTGGACATATCAACACTGGCGAGGTTGATCGAGGAAGGCGAAATCTGA
- a CDS encoding MBL fold metallo-hydrolase RNA specificity domain-containing protein — MRLTFLGATETVTGSKYLLEDAGLRILIDCGLFQGTKNLRLRNWAQPPVDPRTIDAVILTHAHIDHSGYLPLMARLGFRGPIYATPGTCDLCEVLLRDAAKLQEEEAEYANRHGFSKHHPALPLYTADDAERALKLFVPRAFDAPMMLGEHAGFRLMPAGHILGAATVELHVAGKTIVFSGDLGRAHDPLMREPARLAHADYLVVESTYGDRLHPDIDPLTVLESIFAKTFRHSGVVVIPSFAVGRAQTILHDIALLKGTGRMANVPVYLDSPMAVSVTELYHRHMREHRLTASELEAMNKAAIMVRTVDQSREVTARRGPMVVIAGSGMATGGRVLHHLKAFAPDARNTIALVGYQAAGTRGAALEAHATSVKIHGEYVPVRAAIESVPALSAHADYNEVLSWLSGFEAAPRRTFVTHGEPAAADALRRRIAETLHWPCEVPTYLESVDLGHEADSGGAAPPAATAA, encoded by the coding sequence ATGAGGCTGACGTTTCTCGGAGCCACCGAAACCGTCACCGGCTCGAAGTACCTGCTGGAAGACGCGGGCCTTCGCATTCTGATCGACTGCGGCCTGTTCCAGGGAACGAAGAATCTGCGGCTGCGCAATTGGGCGCAGCCGCCTGTCGATCCCCGAACGATCGACGCGGTGATCCTGACCCACGCCCATATCGACCATTCCGGGTATCTGCCGCTGATGGCGCGCCTGGGCTTTCGCGGCCCCATCTATGCAACGCCCGGCACCTGCGATCTATGCGAGGTATTGCTGCGCGATGCTGCCAAGCTGCAGGAGGAAGAGGCCGAGTATGCGAACCGCCATGGATTCTCGAAGCATCACCCCGCTCTGCCGCTTTACACCGCCGACGACGCCGAGCGCGCACTGAAGCTTTTCGTACCCCGCGCTTTCGATGCGCCCATGATGCTCGGCGAGCATGCGGGGTTCCGCCTCATGCCGGCCGGCCATATCCTCGGCGCCGCCACCGTCGAGCTGCACGTAGCCGGCAAGACGATCGTATTTTCGGGCGACCTCGGCCGCGCTCACGATCCGCTCATGCGCGAGCCCGCACGTCTTGCGCATGCCGATTACCTCGTCGTCGAATCGACCTATGGCGACCGCCTGCATCCCGATATCGATCCGTTGACCGTGCTCGAGTCCATCTTCGCCAAAACCTTCAGACATTCCGGCGTCGTCGTGATTCCGAGCTTCGCCGTCGGCCGTGCGCAAACGATCCTGCACGATATCGCCCTGCTCAAGGGCACGGGCCGCATGGCAAACGTTCCGGTTTATCTGGACAGCCCGATGGCCGTCAGCGTCACCGAGCTTTACCACCGCCACATGCGCGAGCATCGGCTCACGGCATCTGAGCTCGAGGCGATGAACAAGGCCGCGATCATGGTGCGCACCGTGGATCAGTCCCGGGAGGTCACGGCCCGGCGCGGCCCGATGGTCGTCATTGCCGGCAGCGGCATGGCCACGGGCGGGCGCGTGCTGCATCATCTGAAGGCGTTCGCGCCGGACGCGCGCAACACCATCGCGCTCGTGGGCTACCAGGCTGCCGGTACGCGCGGCGCCGCGCTCGAAGCGCACGCGACCTCGGTCAAGATCCATGGCGAGTACGTACCCGTGCGGGCGGCGATCGAGTCGGTGCCGGCTCTCTCGGCGCATGCCGACTACAACGAAGTTCTTTCCTGGCTGAGCGGTTTCGAAGCCGCGCCGCGGCGCACGTTCGTCACGCACGGCGAGCCCGCCGCCGCGGACGCGCTGCGCCGCCGCATTGCCGAAACGCTGCATTGGCCATGCGAAGTGCCGACCTACCTCGAATCGGTCGATCTCGGCCATGAGGCCGATTCGGGCGGCGCGGCACCGCCGGCTGCCACCGCAGCCTAA
- a CDS encoding BON domain-containing protein, with the protein MKTDRQLKQEVEEELDYDPAVNVADIGVEVKDRVVTLSGHPSSYAEKLAAEKAAQRVAGVKAVVIELDVRLPSADKRTDEDTANAVRSMLRWTAGLTEDAVKVQVEKGWVTLRGEVPSGHLAHLAVRTVSHMRGVTGVSNLIDVQGGKVAHDIGDKINRALQRHAEREAKHIRVDVHDGTVTLKGHVDSLAERLAVRGAAWSAPGVRAVVDDLEIQ; encoded by the coding sequence ATGAAGACGGACAGACAGTTGAAGCAGGAAGTGGAAGAGGAACTGGACTACGATCCCGCGGTCAATGTCGCCGATATCGGCGTGGAGGTGAAAGACCGTGTCGTGACGCTATCGGGACATCCGTCGAGCTATGCAGAGAAGCTCGCAGCCGAGAAGGCCGCGCAGCGCGTGGCGGGCGTGAAGGCCGTCGTGATCGAGCTCGACGTGCGTTTGCCGAGTGCGGACAAACGCACGGACGAAGATACGGCGAACGCCGTACGCTCGATGCTGCGCTGGACCGCCGGCCTTACCGAGGACGCCGTGAAGGTGCAGGTCGAAAAAGGCTGGGTGACGCTGCGCGGCGAAGTACCAAGCGGGCATCTCGCGCATCTTGCCGTGCGCACTGTGAGTCACATGCGGGGCGTTACCGGCGTGTCGAACCTCATCGACGTCCAGGGCGGCAAGGTCGCGCACGACATCGGCGACAAGATCAACCGCGCGCTGCAGCGTCATGCCGAGCGCGAGGCCAAGCATATTCGCGTGGACGTGCACGATGGCACCGTCACGCTCAAGGGCCATGTCGATTCGCTCGCCGAACGCCTGGCCGTGCGAGGCGCGGCGTGGTCGGCACCGGGCGTGCGCGCGGTTGTCGACGACCTCGAAATACAGTAG
- a CDS encoding universal stress protein, with protein MTYKTILVHVDDSARSPERVALATDLARRYDAHLVGLYVVCQDVLRPLLTGEESLNLGANEARHAERLREAQDRFTAAGEQAGCKWEWRAPAGPPADAAILHARHADLVVLGQEDPDDPATHVAGHFVEDVAMCAGRPVVVVPYAGPVATFGENVIVAWDGGREAARALADALPILERARFVTVATVEKREREAPAGFDVARYLERHRIRAGFVTIPRDSGSSTGATLLNQLSDRHADLLVMGAYGHARARERILGGVTRTLLETMTVPVFLSH; from the coding sequence ATGACGTACAAGACGATCCTCGTTCACGTGGACGACAGCGCCCGCAGCCCCGAGCGCGTGGCGCTCGCCACCGATCTCGCCCGCCGTTACGACGCGCATCTCGTCGGGCTTTATGTGGTCTGTCAGGATGTACTCCGGCCGTTGCTCACGGGCGAGGAGAGCCTGAACCTCGGCGCCAACGAGGCGCGGCATGCCGAACGGCTGCGCGAAGCGCAAGACCGCTTCACCGCGGCCGGCGAGCAGGCGGGATGCAAATGGGAATGGCGCGCACCCGCCGGCCCGCCAGCCGATGCCGCGATCCTTCACGCGCGTCACGCGGACCTCGTCGTGCTCGGCCAGGAAGATCCGGACGATCCGGCCACCCACGTAGCCGGCCATTTCGTCGAAGACGTCGCGATGTGCGCGGGCCGGCCCGTCGTGGTCGTACCGTATGCTGGCCCGGTGGCGACGTTCGGCGAGAACGTCATCGTGGCCTGGGACGGCGGCCGCGAAGCAGCCCGCGCGCTTGCCGATGCCCTGCCGATTCTCGAACGCGCGCGCTTCGTGACCGTGGCCACCGTGGAGAAGCGCGAGCGCGAGGCGCCGGCCGGCTTCGACGTGGCGAGATACCTGGAGCGCCATCGCATCCGCGCGGGCTTCGTCACGATCCCGCGCGATTCGGGAAGCAGCACGGGCGCCACGTTGCTGAACCAACTGAGCGATCGCCACGCCGATCTGCTCGTGATGGGCGCCTACGGCCACGCACGCGCGCGCGAGCGGATCCTCGGCGGCGTCACGCGCACCCTGCTCGAAACGATGACCGTGCCCGTATTCCTATCGCATTAG
- a CDS encoding type II toxin-antitoxin system Phd/YefM family antitoxin, giving the protein MQTVNIHEAKSQLSRLIEAAVSGEEVVIAKAGTPVVRLVSVEAKPKLRFGLMKGKIKVADDFNAPLPDDVLATFEGR; this is encoded by the coding sequence ATGCAAACCGTAAATATTCATGAGGCAAAGTCGCAGCTTTCGCGTCTCATTGAGGCTGCTGTCAGTGGCGAAGAAGTTGTTATCGCGAAGGCTGGAACCCCGGTGGTGCGCCTCGTATCGGTCGAGGCGAAGCCCAAACTTCGCTTCGGTCTGATGAAGGGGAAGATCAAGGTCGCTGACGATTTCAACGCGCCTTTGCCGGACGATGTCTTGGCGACATTTGAGGGTCGCTGA
- a CDS encoding universal stress protein, translating to MYRNIMLAVDDSPSSRKATREAVSMAALAKATIHAVYVVDKSALFNYGGYYDPNALVDALRSEGKAALSQVHDACLAAGVACEEEIIETEGIADHIENALQRYVERCGADLAVMGTHGRRGVQRLVLGSVAERFLRFSTCPVMLVRGEPGEKNV from the coding sequence GTGTATCGAAACATCATGTTGGCCGTGGACGACAGCCCGTCGTCGCGCAAGGCCACTCGGGAAGCCGTGAGTATGGCGGCGCTGGCGAAGGCGACCATCCATGCCGTGTACGTCGTCGACAAGTCGGCGCTGTTCAATTACGGCGGCTATTACGATCCGAACGCGCTCGTCGACGCATTGCGCAGCGAGGGCAAGGCTGCGCTCTCGCAGGTCCACGATGCCTGTCTGGCGGCCGGCGTGGCCTGCGAGGAGGAAATCATCGAAACCGAAGGCATCGCGGACCACATCGAAAACGCGCTGCAGCGGTACGTGGAGCGGTGCGGCGCCGATCTGGCGGTGATGGGCACACACGGCCGCCGCGGTGTGCAGCGGCTCGTGCTCGGCAGCGTGGCGGAGCGTTTCCTGCGGTTTTCGACGTGCCCGGTCATGCTCGTGCGCGGCGAACCCGGCGAGAAGAACGTCTGA
- a CDS encoding universal stress protein, translating into MSYTSILVHLDTSEAAERRLEFAFKVAHQFDAGLRALLTLVRPESGSFYVMAGAADYLMRQDRRNAERAESLERHLKTEASHTKVKAEWEVTRDDPNAAVPAAARLADLVIAGQPDLDDPESLVADQFAANLVLQAGRPVLFMPYAGVCATVGTRVLVAWDGSREAARAIGDAMPFICRAKQTTVVAIDALEDEPPESRLPGADIAAAIARHGAQVGTVEIEGVHSAAIGDALLSRAADLGADLIVMGGYAHSRWREIALGGATQTMLRTMTLPVLMSH; encoded by the coding sequence ATGAGCTATACGAGCATCCTCGTTCACCTCGATACGAGCGAAGCCGCCGAGCGGCGCCTGGAATTCGCGTTCAAGGTCGCGCACCAGTTCGATGCCGGCTTGCGCGCGCTGCTCACGCTCGTTCGGCCGGAAAGCGGCTCGTTCTACGTCATGGCAGGCGCCGCCGACTATCTGATGCGCCAGGACCGCCGCAACGCCGAGCGCGCCGAGTCCCTGGAACGTCACCTCAAGACCGAGGCGTCCCATACGAAGGTGAAGGCCGAGTGGGAGGTCACGCGCGACGACCCGAACGCGGCGGTACCGGCGGCCGCGCGGCTCGCCGATCTCGTGATCGCCGGGCAGCCCGATCTCGACGATCCCGAATCGCTCGTCGCCGATCAATTTGCCGCCAACCTCGTGCTGCAGGCGGGCCGGCCGGTGCTCTTCATGCCCTACGCGGGGGTATGCGCCACGGTCGGCACACGCGTGCTCGTGGCCTGGGACGGCAGCCGCGAGGCCGCACGCGCCATTGGCGATGCGATGCCGTTCATTTGCCGCGCGAAACAGACCACGGTGGTCGCGATCGACGCGCTCGAAGACGAGCCGCCCGAGAGCCGCCTGCCCGGCGCCGACATCGCCGCGGCCATCGCGCGCCATGGCGCACAGGTGGGTACCGTCGAAATCGAGGGCGTGCACAGCGCCGCAATCGGCGACGCTCTGCTGTCGCGCGCCGCCGATCTCGGTGCCGATCTCATCGTCATGGGCGGATACGCCCATTCGCGCTGGCGCGAGATCGCGCTTGGCGGCGCGACGCAGACGATGCTGCGCACGATGACCCTCCCCGTTCTCATGTCGCATTGA
- a CDS encoding LOG family protein, whose amino-acid sequence MTHPDPARNLSGTDAPCDDQQTERVRRLVESPSYRRADEDLEFLQQPEMCGVRLQLDYWKTEQILQAHRIEHTVVVYGSTRLIEPDAAQRRLAAAREVHDAAPQDARAKRALRTAERLAASSGYYDVAREFGEKIGRLAAHSAFARMAIITGGGPGIMEAANRGAFESRAPSIGLNIALPREQHPNAYISPDLCFQFHYFAIRKLHLLERAKAAVFFPGGYGTCDELFEVLTLLQTGKIEPLPVVLVGQAFWRRAFDVDFLVEEGMISEQDVKLFTFAETAEEICARIVDWYVRARSQENEKEENPCPECDADQV is encoded by the coding sequence ATGACCCACCCAGACCCGGCTCGGAACCTGTCCGGCACCGATGCGCCGTGCGACGATCAGCAGACCGAACGCGTGCGCCGGCTCGTCGAGAGCCCGAGCTACCGGCGCGCGGACGAAGATCTCGAGTTCCTGCAGCAGCCCGAGATGTGCGGCGTGCGGCTGCAACTCGATTACTGGAAGACCGAGCAGATCCTCCAGGCGCACCGGATCGAGCATACAGTCGTCGTCTACGGCAGCACGCGGCTCATCGAACCCGACGCCGCACAGCGCCGCCTGGCCGCGGCGCGCGAGGTGCATGATGCAGCGCCGCAAGATGCCCGCGCAAAGCGAGCATTACGCACGGCCGAGCGGCTGGCGGCCTCGAGCGGGTACTACGACGTCGCGCGGGAGTTCGGCGAGAAGATCGGCCGGCTTGCCGCGCACAGCGCGTTCGCACGCATGGCGATCATCACGGGCGGCGGCCCCGGCATCATGGAAGCAGCCAACCGCGGCGCATTCGAATCGCGTGCGCCGAGCATCGGCCTGAACATCGCACTGCCGCGCGAGCAGCATCCGAATGCCTATATCAGCCCGGATCTTTGCTTCCAATTCCACTATTTCGCCATTCGCAAGCTTCATTTGCTCGAACGCGCGAAAGCCGCTGTCTTCTTTCCGGGCGGCTACGGCACCTGCGACGAACTGTTCGAAGTGCTGACACTGCTCCAAACGGGCAAGATCGAGCCGCTGCCCGTCGTGCTGGTCGGCCAGGCGTTCTGGCGCCGCGCATTCGACGTCGACTTCCTCGTCGAGGAAGGGATGATTTCCGAGCAGGACGTGAAGCTGTTCACGTTCGCCGAGACAGCCGAGGAGATTTGCGCGCGCATTGTGGATTGGTACGTGCGCGCCCGGTCACAGGAAAACGAGAAGGAGGAAAACCCTTGCCCTGAATGCGATGCCGACCAGGTGTAA
- a CDS encoding UDP-glucose 4-epimerase, with amino-acid sequence MTLSGTVVERHWTVSADTSPVPGGFACTIRVSHDGAGGSFAHEFKHFKTFCSEREAVLDGLREGMLWIEQKLSKTFSM; translated from the coding sequence ATGACGCTGTCCGGCACCGTCGTCGAACGCCATTGGACCGTATCGGCCGATACCTCGCCGGTCCCGGGCGGCTTCGCCTGCACGATCCGCGTTTCGCATGACGGCGCCGGCGGCAGCTTCGCGCACGAGTTCAAGCATTTCAAAACGTTTTGCAGCGAACGCGAGGCGGTGCTCGACGGGTTGCGCGAAGGCATGCTCTGGATCGAGCAGAAATTGTCGAAGACCTTCAGCATGTGA
- a CDS encoding type II toxin-antitoxin system VapC family toxin, translating to MRLLIDTHIFLWAMSGDKQLTKKAETIMLSAETVFVSAASIWEIAIKSGIGKLDADVNELVARMQEAGFRELPVTATHAAAVRNLPDIHRDPFDRMLVAQAITEPLRLLTNDDTVSRYSDLVISL from the coding sequence ATGCGCCTGTTGATCGATACGCACATTTTCCTGTGGGCCATGAGCGGCGACAAACAACTCACGAAGAAGGCCGAGACCATCATGTTGAGCGCAGAAACCGTTTTCGTCAGCGCCGCGAGCATTTGGGAAATCGCAATCAAGTCTGGAATCGGGAAGCTGGACGCAGACGTGAACGAGCTAGTAGCCCGCATGCAAGAAGCGGGCTTTCGCGAACTGCCCGTGACGGCGACACACGCTGCGGCGGTTCGCAATCTGCCCGATATTCACCGCGATCCGTTTGACCGGATGCTAGTCGCACAGGCCATTACTGAGCCATTGCGGCTGCTAACCAACGATGACACCGTGAGTCGGTACTCCGACCTTGTAATTTCGCTCTAA
- a CDS encoding phosphatidylserine decarboxylase family protein, which produces MAERSSGAIEARRRLGEWLPSSEDTLAEFRESLAARARERAAKAQPASVVRAFSALVHDDPVLRMNLTRAIDEALEAGYRLGYASIDELMIVLDYILTYAPPYSEKSLIHCPINALLDWPMCMPSGYAVFRDPAFNAQLKRVLNVWCGFLSGPHSRMHLHDASPEGWFSEQAVRKIGMPQFVCSPEERYWGFASWNAFFTRQFKAGARPVAAPGDNRVIVSACEAAPYNISYGARQHDRFWLKSQPYSLQEIFTADQRQLAERFAGGTVYQAYLSGHNYHRWHAPVGGTITKAYLVDGSYYSDLEAEGVDPSGLNDSQGYITAVAARAIIVIDCDDPAIGEVGCVFVGMAEVSSCVVEALPGQHVEKGDEIGFFQYGGSTYCLVFRPDVIDRFVVEPPYGHEAKPVHLNAALAQARTR; this is translated from the coding sequence ATGGCGGAACGATCGAGCGGAGCGATCGAGGCCCGGCGCAGGCTGGGCGAGTGGTTGCCGAGCAGCGAAGACACCCTGGCCGAATTCAGGGAGAGCCTCGCGGCGCGCGCCCGCGAACGGGCGGCAAAGGCACAGCCCGCTTCCGTGGTGCGCGCGTTCTCGGCATTGGTCCACGACGATCCGGTGCTGCGGATGAATCTCACGCGTGCCATCGACGAAGCCCTCGAAGCGGGCTATCGGCTCGGCTACGCGTCGATAGACGAACTGATGATCGTGCTCGACTACATTCTGACCTATGCGCCGCCCTACAGCGAAAAGAGCCTCATTCACTGTCCGATCAACGCATTGCTGGACTGGCCGATGTGCATGCCCTCCGGTTACGCGGTATTCCGCGATCCCGCGTTCAACGCCCAGCTCAAGCGCGTACTGAATGTCTGGTGCGGATTCCTGAGCGGCCCGCACTCGCGGATGCATCTGCACGACGCCTCGCCCGAGGGATGGTTCTCCGAACAAGCCGTCAGGAAAATCGGCATGCCGCAATTCGTCTGCAGTCCTGAGGAACGCTACTGGGGCTTCGCCTCGTGGAACGCCTTCTTCACGCGACAATTCAAGGCAGGGGCACGGCCCGTGGCGGCGCCGGGCGACAACCGCGTCATCGTCAGCGCCTGCGAGGCGGCGCCCTACAACATCTCCTACGGCGCACGGCAGCACGACCGCTTCTGGCTTAAATCGCAGCCCTATTCGCTGCAGGAGATCTTTACGGCCGATCAGCGGCAGCTGGCTGAGCGGTTTGCCGGCGGCACGGTCTATCAGGCCTACCTGAGCGGACACAACTATCACCGCTGGCACGCTCCCGTCGGCGGCACGATCACGAAGGCGTATCTCGTCGACGGCAGCTATTACTCGGATCTCGAAGCCGAAGGCGTCGACCCGAGCGGGCTCAACGATTCGCAGGGCTATATCACGGCCGTCGCGGCGCGCGCCATCATCGTCATCGACTGCGATGATCCGGCCATCGGCGAAGTCGGCTGTGTGTTCGTCGGCATGGCGGAAGTATCGTCGTGCGTCGTGGAGGCGCTGCCGGGCCAGCACGTCGAAAAGGGCGACGAAATCGGCTTCTTCCAGTACGGCGGTTCGACTTACTGCCTGGTCTTCCGGCCGGATGTCATCGATCGGTTCGTGGTGGAGCCGCCGTACGGCCACGAGGCGAAACCCGTGCACCTCAACGCCGCGCTGGCGCAGGCCCGCACGCGCTGA
- a CDS encoding CBS domain-containing protein, which translates to MRASDVMTTQVVTITPDTTIHAAAKLLADHHISGLPVVDGNGAVLGIVSEGDLLHRAEIGTGAQRRAWWLELLSSTRELAQAYTKEHANLVKDVMSDNVISVTEDTPLGEIADVLERNRIKRVPVMTDGKLVGIVSRANLIRALASVTPPEAAAAAVADDVAIRDAVLAALRGHRWSLPRQNVIVTAGVVHLWGVIESEEEGRAIRVAAETVPGVKRVESHLEFPPVIPAM; encoded by the coding sequence ATGCGCGCCTCAGATGTGATGACGACCCAGGTCGTGACGATCACCCCGGATACGACGATCCATGCCGCGGCGAAGCTGCTCGCGGATCACCATATCAGCGGGTTGCCTGTCGTCGACGGGAATGGTGCCGTCCTCGGCATCGTCAGTGAAGGAGATTTGCTGCACCGCGCCGAGATCGGCACCGGTGCCCAGCGGCGCGCCTGGTGGCTCGAGCTGCTTTCGTCCACGCGCGAACTGGCGCAAGCCTATACGAAGGAGCACGCCAATCTGGTCAAGGACGTCATGAGCGACAACGTGATCTCGGTCACGGAGGACACGCCGCTCGGCGAGATCGCCGACGTTCTCGAGCGTAACCGGATCAAGCGCGTGCCCGTCATGACCGACGGCAAGCTCGTCGGCATCGTCAGCCGCGCCAATCTGATTCGTGCGCTCGCGAGCGTAACGCCGCCCGAAGCCGCCGCGGCCGCCGTGGCGGACGACGTTGCCATCCGGGATGCGGTGCTGGCGGCGCTGCGTGGCCACCGCTGGTCGCTGCCGCGGCAGAACGTGATCGTGACCGCGGGGGTGGTGCACCTTTGGGGCGTCATCGAATCGGAAGAGGAGGGCCGTGCAATCCGTGTGGCGGCCGAAACGGTGCCGGGCGTCAAGCGGGTGGAAAGTCATCTCGAGTTTCCGCCCGTCATTCCGGCAATGTGA